One segment of Prosthecodimorpha staleyi DNA contains the following:
- a CDS encoding Bax inhibitor-1/YccA family protein produces the protein MSNFGNQYARFGSTVARPDAQAIDQGLRSYMLSIYNYMTIGVAVTGLAAFFIYTLSITTPGAADAVQTLRGGVALTQFGYTLFVSPLKWVIMFAPLGLVLLLGFRVQSMSVAAAQGVFWLYAALVGVSLATIFMIYTHASITRVFFITAATFGALSLYGYTTSKSLSAWGSFLFMGLVGILIASIVNIFLASSALQFAISVIGVLVFAGLTAYDTQKLKEEYIYALDGADQATIGRSAIMGALTLYLDFINLFTMLLQLFGQKND, from the coding sequence ATGTCGAACTTCGGGAACCAATACGCGCGGTTCGGCTCGACCGTGGCGCGCCCGGATGCCCAGGCCATCGATCAGGGCCTGCGCTCCTACATGCTCTCGATCTACAACTATATGACGATCGGCGTGGCCGTGACCGGCCTTGCGGCGTTCTTCATCTACACCCTGTCGATCACCACGCCGGGCGCGGCCGATGCCGTGCAGACCCTGCGCGGCGGTGTGGCGCTGACCCAGTTCGGCTACACGCTGTTCGTCAGCCCGCTGAAGTGGGTGATCATGTTCGCGCCGCTCGGCCTCGTGCTCCTGCTGGGCTTCCGCGTCCAGTCTATGAGCGTGGCGGCAGCGCAGGGCGTGTTCTGGCTCTACGCGGCCCTGGTCGGCGTCTCGCTGGCGACCATCTTCATGATCTACACGCACGCTTCCATCACGCGCGTGTTCTTCATCACTGCCGCCACCTTCGGCGCGCTGTCGCTCTACGGCTACACGACTTCTAAGTCGCTGTCGGCCTGGGGGTCGTTCCTGTTCATGGGTCTGGTCGGCATCCTGATCGCCAGCATCGTGAACATCTTCCTGGCCTCGTCGGCGCTGCAGTTCGCCATCTCGGTGATCGGCGTGCTGGTCTTTGCCGGCCTGACCGCCTACGACACGCAGAAGCTCAAGGAAGAGTATATCTACGCTCTCGACGGCGCCGATCAGGCCACCATCGGCCGCTCGGCCATCATGGGCGCTCTGACCCTCTACCTCGACTTCATCAACCTCTTCACCATGCTGCTGCAGCTGTTCGGTCAGAAGAACGACTGA
- a CDS encoding DMT family transporter, producing the protein MNARSLGLGLIPALFVFLWSTGWVAARYVTPYADPLTFLAVRFGLAAVLIGTYALTFGAGLPRNPRFILHALITGALLHGLYLGGVWWAIAHGIPAGLSALIASVQPLLTALLAPRLLGEMLTTRRKLGVALGFIGLVVALSPKLAGLGSDHVAGVLGPLAVNLVGMVAVTAGTFWQKRFLQGGDLRTIAALQYCAAFATVAPLALATESLRFEPTPELFFALAWSVLVLSILTIALYLFLIRRGEVSRAAVLIYLVPPVSALQAWALIGEVLSPIQFAGMAVTVAGVALASGRG; encoded by the coding sequence ATGAACGCACGCAGCCTCGGTCTTGGCCTGATCCCGGCCCTCTTCGTCTTCCTGTGGTCGACCGGATGGGTCGCTGCGCGCTATGTGACGCCCTATGCCGATCCGCTGACCTTCCTGGCGGTGCGCTTCGGCCTCGCCGCCGTGCTGATCGGCACCTACGCGCTGACCTTCGGCGCCGGCCTGCCGCGCAATCCGCGCTTTATCCTGCATGCGCTGATCACCGGCGCGCTGCTGCACGGCCTCTATCTCGGCGGCGTCTGGTGGGCGATCGCCCATGGCATCCCGGCGGGCCTCTCCGCCCTGATCGCATCGGTCCAACCGCTTCTGACCGCCCTGCTGGCACCGCGCCTGCTCGGCGAGATGCTGACCACCCGCCGCAAGCTCGGCGTTGCGCTCGGCTTCATCGGTCTGGTGGTCGCGCTGTCGCCGAAGCTCGCCGGTCTCGGCTCGGACCACGTCGCCGGCGTCCTCGGTCCGCTCGCCGTCAATCTGGTCGGCATGGTGGCGGTGACGGCCGGCACCTTCTGGCAGAAGCGATTCCTGCAGGGCGGCGACCTGCGCACCATCGCGGCGCTGCAATATTGCGCCGCCTTCGCGACCGTGGCGCCCTTGGCGCTGGCCACGGAATCCTTGCGTTTCGAGCCGACCCCGGAGCTGTTCTTCGCGCTGGCCTGGTCGGTGCTGGTGCTCTCGATCCTGACCATCGCGCTTTATCTATTCCTGATCCGGCGCGGCGAGGTCTCGCGCGCGGCCGTTCTCATCTACCTGGTGCCGCCGGTTTCCGCGCTCCAGGCCTGGGCTTTGATCGGCGAGGTCCTCAGTCCGATCCAGTTCGCCGGAATGGCGGTCACGGTCGCCGGGGTGGCGCTGGCCTCCGGCCGCGGCTGA